A region of the Leptospira inadai serovar Lyme str. 10 genome:
GTCGATCTTCCATCCGTAAGTCCATTACGGTCGAATCGCTAATTTCGGAATTGAAAAGAAAGATCTCGGGAATCTGTTCCAATTTCACGCGTAAACCTTCTATTTTTTCAGGATGCTTGGCTAAATAATTCATCACCGAAACTCCTCCGTAAAAGAGTTCCTTTAAGTCCAGGTGAATCGCATTCAGATGCTCATCCGTCATCGCCTCGCCGTCTATCCTGCGAACGATGAAAATATCCTGAATATAACCGTCCACGGAAGTTTCCGCTATCGCCTCTTCGATATTCCAGCCGTGGACATATAAAACGGCAGTGACTCTATATATGATCCCGATTTCGTTTCTGGAAATATTAACCTTTAGAGCGTATGACTCGCCCCTTCGGATGCAGGAAAGGTGAAGCGGTTTTTCCGGGGTATGAATCATTATTCACCTCTGGGGGCGGACTGCTGAATTCTTATACAAAACAGATAAGATTATAGAGCCAATCGACTTCCCTATTTATACTTTGCAAGACTCATGCCCAATGATAGCGGCTTTATTGATAAAAAGAGAAAATTCTTCCTATTTTGCAAAATCCATTTCGAAGAGCGGAATTTCGTTTTTTGTTGAGTGTCCCTTCTCGGATTCTTTTATAACGCAAACTTGACTCCTAGATTTGCCGAATACAATTTATCGGTGGTCATCATTCCTTCTGCCAAAATCTTAAATGTCAGTAAGTTGATTTCAAACCCGCCTAATATGTAGCTTGTCTGGCTTTTCACGTAAGCGGAACCTCCCGTATGAACTCTTAAGGTTCCGCTCGCTCCTCCGTTTAACTGTTGAATCACCGCTGCCGGCAATCCCGACGAAGAAGGTATATTCGCCGCCAAATATAAGGGTCCGTTAATATCTAAATTAACTTTCGCATATCCGGTATTATTGCTAATTCCTCCGCCCGCGAAGATCGTTAAAAAATAAAAGAGACGAACACCGGTTCTTATATCTACCGGAACGGACTGAACTTTATTTCGATAAGCGAAGGTGACTGTCTCATCCCATCGTCCGGACGCGGAACCGAAATTTACCTTAGCCGCCGAATTGATCCCGGGAGCATAAACTATATTGATGCCTTCGTCCTGTCTATGAAAACCCACTCCTAGACTTAGCCCCGTAAAACCGAAGAAATCAAGGCGAGTATAACGTTCCCGCGCGAGTTGAAACCGTAATGTCGCCCCAAATGAATTCGCACTTCCATCCAAATGCAGACCGTTGGAAGCCTGATGAGTCAGAGATTTTAAATCTCCCGACCCGATATTTCCGTGGAAACCGTGAACATAGAAATTCAAACGGTGCAAAAAAGATCTCTGAGATTCCGGAACCGTATCGGATTTATCCGGCTGGTCGGATTGGCCTTTCCCCAATAGCCAACCCAAATTTACGCCCAGCATAAGAGAAGGGTTGATGGAAGCCCCTACATTCGGCATGGCAGGAAGAGTCGTCCCATTATAAGAAACGGTAATATCACTATTTTTAACACCACCCGCAGAAATGCCCGCTCCGATTTGAAACCGATTTACCGTTCCAGGCCCCATCATGGAGGCGTTAATATTACTCATCACCGCGGCATTGGCCATCGACTTTGTGATTTCGTTTAGATATTGAGTTTGTATCGCTTGCTGTAAGCCGTTAAAATCCGCCTGGATATTCGCCGGAATTATTGTACACACATTATTCCCCGTGAGCGGAGGAGTACAGGTAATTTGAGCTTGAACCGGAAAAGTCGGTACTACATACGCGGCAACGCCTAAAATAATAAAGGCGATGTAATGAATACACCGCCTAGGAATTCTCTTAACAGGAACCATCTCGTCCATACTAACTTAGGACGACGGCAAAGTCCAGATTCTTTCAGAGACCGAGGCTGCTGCCAATAATTTCTTTCATAATCTCGGTAGTGCCCGCATAAATCGTTTGGATTCTTGCGTCTAAGTAGGCTCTGGCAATAGGATATTCCATCATGTAACCGTATCCTCCGAAGAATTGGAGGCATTGGTCGGTATGACGCTTTTGCATCTCGGTGGAATAATATTTGGCCATAGAAGCCTCTACGGTCAATTTATTTCCTTTCATATGTTCGGTCACGACTTTGTCGATGAACGTACGGCACATTTCAAGCTCGGTGGCCATCTCCGCCATCTGAAATTTGATATGCTGGAAGGTCCCGATCTTCTTTCCGAAAGCCATGCGTTCCTTGATGTATTTCAAGGTCATCTTATGCACCAAGGCAGTGGCCTCGACTGCGGCGACTGCAAGAACTAAACGTTCCTGAGCCAGCTTCATCATTAAATAACGAAACCCTTGTCCGTCTTTTCCGATAACGTTTTCTTTTGGAACTTTTACATCATTAAAATATAGCTCCGAAGTATCCTGGGCCTTGAGTCCGATTTTTTCGAGATTTCTACCTCTCTCAAAACCTTTCATTCCCTCTTCTATCATAACAAGTGAAATCGTTCCGTTTTCATGTTTTACGGCGGTAATTACTAAATTTGCCAACTGTCCGTTCGAAATAAACGTTTTTTGGCCGTTGACTAAGTAATGATCCCCCTTATCGACCGCGCTGGTTCGAATACTTTTTAGATCCGATCCGGAGCCGGGCTCGGTCATGGCTAC
Encoded here:
- a CDS encoding Lsa36 family surface (lipo)protein, giving the protein MDEMVPVKRIPRRCIHYIAFIILGVAAYVVPTFPVQAQITCTPPLTGNNVCTIIPANIQADFNGLQQAIQTQYLNEITKSMANAAVMSNINASMMGPGTVNRFQIGAGISAGGVKNSDITVSYNGTTLPAMPNVGASINPSLMLGVNLGWLLGKGQSDQPDKSDTVPESQRSFLHRLNFYVHGFHGNIGSGDLKSLTHQASNGLHLDGSANSFGATLRFQLARERYTRLDFFGFTGLSLGVGFHRQDEGINIVYAPGINSAAKVNFGSASGRWDETVTFAYRNKVQSVPVDIRTGVRLFYFLTIFAGGGISNNTGYAKVNLDINGPLYLAANIPSSSGLPAAVIQQLNGGASGTLRVHTGGSAYVKSQTSYILGGFEINLLTFKILAEGMMTTDKLYSANLGVKFAL
- a CDS encoding acyl-CoA dehydrogenase family protein, giving the protein MERVLQFTEEHEAFRDMARKFFETEVAPHHHEWEKVGMVPKELWRKAGASGLLCPDVPEEYGGSGADFLYNIVVIEESSKVGNSGFFVSLHNDVIAPYISAYGNEEQKKRWLPGCCSGDSILAVAMTEPGSGSDLKSIRTSAVDKGDHYLVNGQKTFISNGQLANLVITAVKHENGTISLVMIEEGMKGFERGRNLEKIGLKAQDTSELYFNDVKVPKENVIGKDGQGFRYLMMKLAQERLVLAVAAVEATALVHKMTLKYIKERMAFGKKIGTFQHIKFQMAEMATELEMCRTFIDKVVTEHMKGNKLTVEASMAKYYSTEMQKRHTDQCLQFFGGYGYMMEYPIARAYLDARIQTIYAGTTEIMKEIIGSSLGL